The following are from one region of the Streptomyces tuirus genome:
- a CDS encoding SDR family oxidoreductase, giving the protein MVGAFQEAGVVVTGAGGGIGAALARRFAAEGARVVVNDLDAERAKQIADDIGGIAVPGDASAIIGDARDALGGTVDVYCANAGVAADGIEPGQPLDEKAWALSWDVNVMAHVRAAQELLPAWLERGSGRFVSTVSAAGLLTMIGAAPYAVTKHGALAFAEWLSLTYRHRGVKVHAICPQGVRTDMLAATGSAGDLVLRPTAIEPEAVADALLQGIEADRFLILPHPEVAAYHQARAGDPDRWLSGMNRIQQQWEEAR; this is encoded by the coding sequence ATGGTGGGAGCCTTTCAGGAGGCCGGAGTCGTTGTCACGGGGGCCGGCGGCGGGATCGGGGCCGCGCTCGCCCGGCGGTTCGCCGCCGAAGGGGCCCGGGTCGTGGTCAACGACCTCGACGCCGAGCGGGCCAAGCAGATCGCGGACGACATCGGAGGCATCGCCGTGCCCGGCGACGCCTCGGCGATCATCGGCGACGCCCGCGACGCACTCGGCGGGACCGTCGACGTCTACTGCGCCAACGCCGGTGTCGCCGCCGACGGCATCGAGCCCGGGCAGCCGCTGGACGAGAAGGCGTGGGCCCTGTCCTGGGACGTGAACGTGATGGCCCATGTGCGGGCCGCGCAGGAACTGCTGCCCGCCTGGCTGGAGCGCGGCAGCGGCCGGTTCGTCTCCACCGTGTCCGCCGCCGGGCTGCTCACCATGATCGGCGCCGCGCCCTACGCGGTCACCAAGCACGGCGCGCTCGCCTTCGCCGAGTGGCTCTCGCTGACGTACCGGCACCGGGGCGTGAAGGTCCACGCGATCTGCCCGCAGGGCGTCCGCACCGACATGCTGGCCGCCACCGGCAGCGCCGGGGACCTCGTGCTCCGGCCGACCGCGATCGAGCCGGAGGCCGTGGCGGACGCGCTGCTTCAGGGCATCGAGGCGGACCGCTTCCTGATCCTGCCGCACCCCGAGGTCGCCGCCTACCACCAGGCCCGGGCCGGTGACCCCGACCGGTGGCTGTCCGGCATGAACCGCATCCAGCAGCAGTGGGAGGAGGCCCGGTGA
- a CDS encoding exo-beta-N-acetylmuramidase NamZ family protein, producing MRPSRRAVITTATAAALSATSTAAAAQRQRHLRTGFERLAQDGYSLLDGERVGIVTNPTGITRDARHIVDVMHADSRVGLTAVFGPEHGFRGTAQAGGSEGRYDDPATGLPVYDTYLKSGRALADIFTASGVDTVVFDIQDVGARFYTYIWTLYDCMEAAQLAGKRFVVLDRPNPVTGRAALGPVLHKEFATFVGRQPVSQAHGMTVAELARLFNEEFLTEAVPLETVTMSGWKRSDFYDASGLPWVPPSPNMPTPETALVYSGTCLFEGTNLSEGRGTTRPFELLGAEGVDRRWAAAVNELALPGVRFREAYFAPTFSKFQGKTIGGVQVHVHDRAAFDPVRTGIALLVTAKQVWSGFAWRPDHWIDKLTGSTRVRTMIDAGADTDEVVAGWQEELAAFRRTRRRYLLYR from the coding sequence ATGCGCCCTTCCAGACGAGCCGTCATCACCACTGCCACGGCGGCAGCCTTATCAGCCACCTCCACCGCAGCCGCCGCCCAGCGCCAAAGGCACCTGCGCACCGGCTTCGAACGCCTCGCCCAGGACGGCTACTCCCTGCTCGACGGCGAAAGGGTCGGCATCGTCACCAACCCCACCGGCATCACCCGCGACGCCCGCCACATCGTCGACGTCATGCACGCCGACAGCCGTGTCGGCCTCACCGCCGTCTTCGGCCCTGAGCACGGCTTCCGCGGCACCGCCCAGGCCGGCGGCTCCGAGGGCCGCTACGACGACCCGGCGACCGGCCTGCCCGTCTACGACACGTATCTCAAGAGCGGCCGGGCGCTCGCGGACATCTTCACCGCGTCCGGCGTGGACACGGTCGTCTTCGACATCCAGGACGTCGGCGCCCGCTTCTACACGTACATCTGGACGCTGTACGACTGCATGGAGGCCGCGCAGCTCGCCGGCAAGCGGTTCGTCGTGCTGGACCGGCCGAACCCGGTGACCGGCCGCGCGGCCCTCGGCCCGGTCCTGCACAAGGAGTTCGCGACGTTCGTCGGGCGGCAGCCCGTCTCCCAGGCGCACGGGATGACCGTCGCCGAGCTGGCGCGCCTGTTCAACGAGGAGTTCCTGACCGAGGCCGTACCGCTGGAGACCGTGACGATGTCGGGCTGGAAGCGCTCGGACTTCTACGACGCCTCCGGACTGCCCTGGGTGCCGCCGAGCCCGAACATGCCGACGCCGGAGACGGCCCTGGTGTACTCGGGGACGTGTCTGTTCGAGGGCACGAACCTGTCGGAGGGGCGCGGCACGACCCGGCCGTTCGAGCTGCTGGGCGCGGAGGGCGTCGACCGGCGATGGGCGGCCGCGGTGAACGAACTCGCCCTGCCCGGGGTCCGGTTCAGGGAGGCCTATTTCGCGCCCACGTTCTCGAAGTTCCAGGGGAAGACGATCGGCGGGGTGCAGGTCCATGTGCACGACCGGGCCGCCTTCGATCCGGTGCGCACGGGGATCGCCCTGCTCGTGACCGCGAAGCAGGTCTGGAGCGGTTTCGCCTGGCGCCCGGACCACTGGATCGACAAGCTCACCGGCTCCACCCGCGTGCGGACGATGATCGACGCGGGCGCGGACACCGACGAGGTGGTGGCGGGGTGGCAGGAGGAGCTGGCGGCGTTCCGCAGGACGCGGCGGAGGTACCTGCTCTACCGCTGA
- a CDS encoding serine-threonine protein kinase: MADPAMSVTPYWELAFDADGDPGGRGRDRLLAGVRERGVRDLIVFAHGWNTDRSGANRLYDRFFAPVPRLAPAARVGYAGVLWPAMRFSDEPIPDLPRAVAAEPARRPVLDKDTRHALLETFPGRAILVDQIARLLEQQPPEEAELEEFGRLVRTLVEVVAPGPQALFAADTVAEGVPQSEPEMFAGSAAACEEFARALGELEASGPQQGFRIPSPWDGAHELLRQATYYAMKRRAGTVGERGLGRVVGQLAKAAPKVRVHLVGHSFGARLVSFALRGLPEGVRTVKSVTLLQGAFSHYAFAARLPHDARAGGVLQGQQNRVDGPLVCCHSRHDAALGTMYPLASRMAGDSRSATELDMGRALGAKWGAMGHDGVQAVPGTRAYTLAGALEARLPASGCVNVDASAVVRRGGPPAGAHSDILHAELARLVLAAGRVR; this comes from the coding sequence ATGGCGGATCCGGCGATGAGTGTGACTCCCTACTGGGAGCTGGCCTTCGACGCGGACGGGGACCCGGGGGGCCGCGGGCGCGACCGGCTGCTCGCCGGGGTGCGGGAGCGGGGCGTGCGCGATCTGATCGTCTTCGCGCACGGCTGGAACACCGACCGCTCGGGCGCGAACCGCCTCTACGACCGCTTCTTCGCGCCCGTGCCGCGGCTGGCCCCGGCGGCCCGGGTCGGGTACGCCGGGGTGCTGTGGCCGGCGATGCGGTTCTCCGACGAGCCGATCCCGGACTTGCCGCGAGCCGTGGCGGCCGAGCCGGCGAGGCGCCCGGTGCTGGACAAGGACACCCGGCACGCCCTGCTGGAGACGTTCCCGGGCCGGGCGATCCTGGTCGACCAGATCGCCCGGCTGCTGGAGCAGCAACCGCCGGAGGAGGCCGAGCTGGAGGAGTTCGGGCGGCTGGTGCGGACCCTGGTGGAGGTGGTGGCGCCCGGGCCGCAGGCGCTGTTCGCGGCGGATACGGTGGCGGAGGGCGTGCCGCAGAGCGAGCCGGAGATGTTCGCCGGATCGGCGGCGGCCTGCGAGGAGTTCGCGCGGGCCCTGGGGGAGCTCGAGGCGTCCGGGCCGCAGCAGGGCTTCAGGATCCCCAGCCCCTGGGACGGCGCCCACGAACTGCTGCGGCAGGCGACGTACTACGCGATGAAGCGGCGCGCGGGAACCGTCGGGGAGCGGGGGCTCGGCCGGGTCGTCGGGCAGCTCGCGAAGGCGGCTCCGAAGGTGCGGGTGCACCTGGTCGGGCACAGTTTCGGCGCGCGGCTGGTGTCCTTCGCGCTGCGCGGCCTTCCCGAGGGTGTGCGCACGGTGAAGTCGGTGACGCTGCTCCAAGGGGCGTTCTCGCACTACGCGTTCGCGGCCCGGCTGCCGCACGACGCCCGGGCCGGCGGGGTGCTCCAGGGGCAGCAGAACCGTGTCGACGGGCCCCTGGTGTGCTGCCACTCCCGGCACGACGCGGCCCTGGGCACGATGTACCCGCTGGCCTCGCGGATGGCGGGCGACAGCCGGTCGGCCACCGAACTGGACATGGGGCGGGCCCTGGGCGCCAAGTGGGGCGCGATGGGCCACGACGGGGTGCAGGCGGTGCCGGGCACGCGTGCGTACACCCTCGCCGGGGCCCTGGAGGCGAGACTGCCCGCCTCGGGATGCGTGAACGTCGACGCGTCCGCCGTGGTCCGGCGCGGCGGGCCGCCGGCCGGTGCGCACAGCGACATCCTGCACGCGGAGCTGGCCCGGCTGGTGCTGGCGGCGGGCCGTGTGCGCTGA
- a CDS encoding penicillin acylase family protein: protein MPRRAPRTVLDRMRTPSGIPGFLKTASVCTLIAGLLSPLAPAGASETAAAQVTAAANDHCGNQCSDILPPGQNGNATLAQILLNQAFGTQPQHAEDQLGPYADLAKGYSGLTNDKINTFFNDASFGVPADQVASTVKPAGRGDVTIVRDKKTGVPHITGTTRYGTEFGAGYAAAQDRLWLMDVFRHVGRGQLTSFAGGAPSNQGLEQQFWRHAPYSEADLRAQIDNAVATNGERGQQALADARAYLDGINSYIDASDSGRTFPGEYVLTGHKDSVTNAGTIEHFKITDLVALASVIGALFGSGGGGDVNNALSLLAAQEKYGVTEGTEVWESFRMRNDPEAVLTQQGGRFPYGTKPADPQGTALPDAGSVEPEPLVYDRTGSAATAAATGASGHAAKTATSSARRGMSNALVVSGEHTASGHPVAVFGPQTGYFAPQLLLLQEIQGPGISARGASFAGLSMYVELGRGQDYAWSATTSGQDIIDSYAVELCQDDYHYLYRGTCTPMEKIEQKNAWKPTTADGTAAGSYTMRVWRTKYGPVEYRATVGGKKVAYTTLRSSFLHEADSIIGFQMLNDPDHVKGPESFQKAVQHINYTFNWFYADSEHTAYYNSGDNPVRAAGVDSEFPAWARPAYEWRGWYPASNTADYTPPSAHPHSIDQDYYVSWNNKQAKDYTTAPWGNGSVHRGNLLEDRVKKLVQQGGVTRAALVKAMADAALADLRAEDVLPELLKVVTSSPVTDPAASAAVSKLQAWVAAGGKRTETAAGSKRYADADAIRILDAWWPLLVEAEFEPGLGSDLYTAVTAGLPVDESPSAAHGPTGSHAGSSFQYGWWSYVDKDIRTVLGEPVKGPLARTYCGDGSLGACRDTLIGTLKHAAGKTAAQVYPGDDVCAAGDQWCADSINHRTLGGIKHGKISWQNRPTYQQVVEFTSHR from the coding sequence ATGCCACGGCGTGCCCCACGCACCGTTCTCGACAGAATGAGAACTCCCAGCGGAATCCCCGGGTTCCTGAAGACAGCATCGGTATGCACGCTGATCGCGGGTCTCTTGTCGCCGCTTGCCCCGGCAGGCGCCTCGGAAACGGCGGCGGCGCAGGTCACGGCCGCGGCGAACGACCATTGCGGCAATCAGTGTTCGGACATCCTCCCGCCCGGTCAGAACGGCAACGCCACCCTCGCGCAGATCCTCCTCAACCAGGCCTTCGGCACCCAGCCCCAGCATGCCGAGGACCAGCTCGGGCCCTACGCCGACCTGGCCAAGGGCTACTCGGGCCTCACCAACGACAAGATCAACACCTTCTTCAACGACGCGTCCTTCGGGGTCCCCGCCGACCAGGTCGCCTCCACCGTCAAACCCGCCGGACGCGGTGACGTGACGATCGTCCGGGACAAGAAGACCGGTGTGCCGCACATCACCGGTACCACCAGATACGGCACGGAGTTCGGCGCCGGCTATGCGGCGGCCCAGGACCGGCTGTGGCTGATGGACGTCTTCCGGCACGTCGGGCGCGGACAGCTGACCTCCTTCGCGGGCGGTGCGCCCTCCAACCAGGGCCTCGAGCAGCAGTTCTGGCGGCACGCCCCGTACAGCGAGGCCGATCTGCGGGCGCAGATCGACAACGCCGTGGCCACCAACGGCGAACGCGGACAACAGGCCCTCGCCGACGCAAGGGCCTACCTCGACGGCATCAACTCCTACATCGACGCCTCCGACAGCGGGCGCACCTTCCCCGGTGAGTACGTACTCACCGGGCACAAGGACTCAGTGACCAACGCCGGAACCATCGAACACTTCAAGATCACCGACCTGGTCGCGCTGGCCTCCGTCATCGGCGCGCTGTTCGGCTCCGGCGGAGGCGGCGACGTGAACAACGCCCTCTCGCTGCTGGCCGCCCAGGAGAAGTACGGCGTCACCGAGGGCACCGAGGTCTGGGAGTCCTTCCGGATGCGCAACGACCCGGAGGCCGTCCTCACCCAGCAGGGCGGCAGGTTCCCCTACGGCACCAAGCCGGCCGACCCGCAGGGCACGGCCCTGCCCGACGCCGGCTCGGTGGAGCCGGAGCCTCTCGTGTACGACCGCACCGGCAGCGCCGCGACGGCCGCCGCGACCGGCGCCTCCGGCCACGCCGCGAAAACCGCCACCTCGTCCGCCAGGCGCGGCATGTCCAACGCCCTCGTGGTCAGCGGCGAGCACACCGCCAGTGGCCACCCCGTCGCCGTGTTCGGCCCGCAGACCGGCTACTTCGCCCCCCAGTTGCTGCTGCTCCAGGAGATTCAGGGCCCGGGCATCAGCGCCCGCGGCGCCTCCTTCGCAGGCCTGAGCATGTACGTCGAACTCGGCCGCGGTCAGGACTACGCGTGGAGCGCCACGACCTCCGGCCAGGACATCATCGACTCCTACGCCGTCGAACTGTGCCAGGACGACTACCACTACCTGTACCGCGGCACCTGCACGCCGATGGAGAAGATCGAGCAGAAGAATGCCTGGAAGCCCACGACCGCCGACGGCACCGCGGCCGGTTCGTACACCATGCGCGTCTGGCGCACCAAGTACGGACCCGTCGAATACCGCGCGACGGTCGGCGGCAAGAAGGTCGCCTACACCACCCTGCGCTCGTCCTTCCTGCACGAGGCCGACTCCATCATCGGCTTCCAGATGCTGAACGACCCCGACCACGTCAAGGGCCCCGAGTCCTTCCAGAAGGCCGTGCAGCACATCAACTACACCTTCAACTGGTTCTACGCCGACTCCGAACACACCGCGTACTACAACAGCGGCGACAACCCGGTGCGCGCGGCCGGCGTCGACTCCGAGTTCCCGGCATGGGCCCGGCCGGCCTACGAGTGGCGCGGCTGGTACCCGGCGTCCAACACGGCCGACTACACCCCGCCCTCCGCCCACCCCCACTCCATCGACCAGGACTACTACGTCTCCTGGAACAACAAGCAGGCCAAGGACTACACGACCGCACCCTGGGGCAACGGCTCGGTGCACCGCGGCAACCTCCTGGAGGACCGGGTGAAGAAGCTCGTCCAGCAGGGCGGGGTGACCCGGGCCGCCCTGGTGAAGGCCATGGCCGACGCCGCGCTGGCGGACCTGCGGGCCGAGGACGTCCTGCCCGAGCTCCTGAAGGTCGTCACGAGCTCGCCCGTCACCGACCCGGCCGCGTCGGCCGCCGTGAGCAAACTCCAGGCCTGGGTCGCCGCCGGCGGCAAGCGCACGGAGACCGCTGCCGGCTCGAAGAGGTACGCCGACGCCGACGCGATCCGCATCCTGGACGCCTGGTGGCCCCTCCTGGTCGAGGCCGAGTTCGAACCGGGCCTCGGCAGCGACCTCTACACGGCCGTCACCGCCGGCCTCCCCGTCGACGAGTCCCCGTCGGCCGCGCACGGCCCGACCGGCTCGCACGCGGGAAGCTCCTTCCAGTACGGCTGGTGGAGCTACGTCGACAAGGACATCCGCACGGTGCTCGGTGAGCCGGTGAAGGGGCCGCTGGCCCGCACGTACTGCGGCGACGGCAGCCTCGGTGCCTGCCGGGACACCCTCATCGGCACCCTGAAGCATGCGGCCGGAAAGACCGCGGCCCAGGTCTACCCCGGCGACGACGTGTGCGCGGCGGGCGACCAGTGGTGCGCCGACTCCATCAACCACCGCACCCTGGGCGGCATCAAGCACGGCAAGATCAGCTGGCAGAACCGGCCGACCTACCAGCAGGTCGTGGAATTCACCTCACACCGGTGA
- a CDS encoding 3-keto-5-aminohexanoate cleavage protein produces the protein MMQVCLNGSRTAADGVAVPLTPESMADSAAEAVAAGATDIHVHPKTPCGHDTLSPRVLARTLSAIRERVPVPVGVTTGAWAEPDPAARLRRIRDWTVLPDHASVNWHEPGAEETAALLMELGVGVEAGIWSGTDGAERFAASPLGPKVLRVLAEVTDTDPSAAVSSARALLSGIGTAHGRPVLLHGEDGGAWPVLRLAGRLGLATRIGLEDVLVLPDGAPAGSNAELVAAGLTEHAAGRADASPATPDRPGRPSDGNR, from the coding sequence ATGATGCAGGTGTGCCTGAACGGTTCGCGGACGGCCGCTGACGGCGTGGCCGTGCCGCTGACACCCGAGTCGATGGCCGACTCGGCCGCCGAGGCCGTCGCCGCCGGGGCGACGGACATCCATGTCCACCCCAAGACGCCCTGCGGACACGACACGTTGTCGCCGCGGGTGCTCGCTCGGACGCTGTCGGCGATCCGGGAGCGGGTGCCGGTGCCGGTCGGTGTGACCACGGGCGCGTGGGCGGAACCCGACCCCGCCGCCCGGCTGCGGCGGATCCGCGACTGGACCGTGCTGCCCGACCACGCCTCGGTCAACTGGCACGAGCCGGGGGCGGAGGAGACGGCCGCGCTGCTCATGGAGCTCGGGGTGGGCGTGGAGGCCGGCATCTGGTCGGGCACGGACGGGGCCGAGCGGTTCGCGGCCTCACCGCTCGGGCCGAAGGTCCTGAGGGTCCTGGCGGAGGTGACCGACACGGACCCGTCAGCCGCCGTTTCCTCCGCGCGGGCCCTTCTGTCCGGCATCGGGACGGCACACGGACGCCCGGTGCTGCTGCACGGCGAGGACGGCGGCGCCTGGCCGGTGCTGCGACTCGCGGGCCGGCTGGGCCTGGCCACGCGGATCGGGCTGGAGGACGTCCTGGTGCTGCCGGACGGCGCGCCGGCGGGGTCCAACGCCGAGCTCGTCGCGGCCGGTCTGACGGAGCACGCGGCGGGCCGGGCGGATGCCTCCCCCGCTACCCCCGACCGCCCCGGTCGACCATCAGACGGGAACCGGTGA
- the soxR gene encoding redox-sensitive transcriptional activator SoxR: protein MHRIPEKIHELTVGQLAARSGAAVSALHFYESKGLIGSRRTSGNQRRYSRDTLRRVAFIRAAQRVGIPLATIREALAELPEERTPTREDWAHLSEVWRTELEERIKQLNRLRDHLADCIGCGCLSLDTCVLSNPDDVFGERLTGSRLMVDRGGRG from the coding sequence GTGCACCGGATTCCAGAGAAGATCCATGAGCTCACGGTCGGCCAGCTCGCGGCGCGCAGCGGCGCCGCCGTCTCGGCCCTGCACTTCTACGAGTCCAAGGGCCTGATCGGCAGCCGCCGGACCTCGGGCAACCAGCGCCGCTACTCGCGCGACACACTCCGCCGGGTCGCCTTCATCCGGGCCGCGCAACGGGTCGGCATCCCCCTGGCGACGATCCGCGAAGCGCTCGCGGAACTCCCCGAGGAGCGCACGCCCACCCGGGAGGACTGGGCGCACCTCTCCGAAGTCTGGCGCACCGAACTGGAAGAGCGCATCAAACAGCTGAACCGGCTGCGGGACCACCTCGCCGACTGCATCGGCTGCGGCTGCCTCTCCCTGGACACCTGCGTCCTGTCCAACCCCGACGACGTCTTCGGTGAACGCCTCACCGGTTCCCGTCTGATGGTCGACCGGGGCGGTCGGGGGTAG
- a CDS encoding MaoC family dehydratase has product MAEPRIFTSVDELKSAVGEQLGYTDWLDVDQKRIDLFAEATGDHQWIHVDPEKAAAGPFGTTIAHGYLTLSLLPLFGPQLIAVEGVKMGVNYGTNKVRFPAPVPVNSRLRATATISAVDEVPGGVQVAVAFSVEREGGDKPVCVAESVARYYL; this is encoded by the coding sequence ATGGCAGAGCCGAGGATCTTCACGTCCGTCGACGAGCTGAAGTCGGCAGTGGGCGAACAACTGGGGTACACCGACTGGCTCGACGTCGACCAGAAGCGGATCGACCTCTTCGCGGAGGCCACCGGCGACCACCAGTGGATCCACGTCGACCCGGAGAAGGCCGCCGCCGGCCCCTTCGGCACCACCATCGCGCACGGCTATCTGACCCTGTCGCTGCTGCCCCTCTTCGGGCCGCAGCTGATCGCCGTCGAGGGCGTGAAGATGGGCGTCAACTACGGCACGAACAAGGTGCGTTTCCCCGCTCCGGTCCCCGTCAACTCCCGGCTGCGGGCCACGGCGACGATCAGCGCCGTCGACGAGGTGCCGGGCGGGGTCCAGGTGGCCGTCGCCTTCAGCGTCGAGCGCGAGGGCGGCGACAAGCCGGTCTGTGTCGCCGAGTCCGTGGCGCGCTACTACCTCTGA
- a CDS encoding TetR/AcrR family transcriptional regulator — protein MSTAEETAGGEAQAWGEVTPDAARRLLVAAVEAFAERGYHATTTRDIAGRAGMSPAALYIHYKTKEELLHRISRIGHEKALEILRTASRREGSPTERLADAVSSFVRWHAGGRTTARVVQYELESLGPDARAEILALRRQVDGEVRGIIEEGARSGEFEVVDVHGTTLAVLSLCIDVARWFNVDGPRTPEQVGELYADLVLRMVGARGATD, from the coding sequence ATGAGTACGGCGGAGGAGACGGCCGGCGGCGAGGCGCAGGCGTGGGGCGAGGTCACGCCCGACGCGGCGCGGCGGCTGCTGGTCGCCGCGGTGGAGGCCTTCGCCGAGCGTGGCTACCACGCGACGACGACCCGTGACATCGCGGGCCGCGCCGGGATGAGCCCGGCGGCGCTCTACATCCACTACAAGACCAAGGAAGAGCTGCTGCACCGCATCAGCAGGATCGGGCACGAGAAGGCCCTGGAGATCCTGCGGACGGCGTCGCGGCGCGAGGGCAGCCCCACCGAGCGGCTCGCCGACGCGGTGAGCTCCTTCGTGCGCTGGCACGCGGGCGGGCGCACCACCGCGCGGGTCGTGCAGTACGAACTCGAATCGCTCGGGCCGGACGCCCGCGCCGAGATCCTCGCGCTCCGGCGCCAGGTCGACGGCGAGGTGCGCGGGATCATCGAGGAGGGCGCGCGCTCGGGCGAGTTCGAGGTCGTCGACGTGCACGGCACGACGCTGGCCGTGCTGTCCCTCTGCATCGACGTGGCGCGGTGGTTCAACGTCGACGGGCCCCGGACGCCGGAGCAGGTCGGCGAGTTGTACGCCGACCTCGTGCTGCGGATGGTCGGGGCCCGGGGTGCGACGGACTGA
- a CDS encoding YiaA/YiaB family inner membrane protein, which yields MSDTPGKQQNTAAFYGQAVASFAVAMAATAIGIYQLSADAWVRAFLAIAVLYLVTSAFTLSKVIRDRQEGPGAAPSYAPYEKR from the coding sequence ATGAGTGACACACCGGGCAAGCAGCAGAACACGGCCGCCTTCTACGGCCAGGCCGTCGCCTCCTTCGCCGTCGCCATGGCGGCCACCGCCATCGGCATCTACCAGCTGAGCGCCGACGCCTGGGTGCGGGCCTTCCTCGCCATCGCCGTCCTGTACCTGGTCACCTCGGCCTTCACCCTGTCCAAGGTGATCCGGGACCGGCAGGAGGGGCCGGGCGCGGCCCCCTCGTACGCCCCCTACGAGAAGCGCTGA